A genomic stretch from Octopus sinensis linkage group LG14, ASM634580v1, whole genome shotgun sequence includes:
- the LOC115218939 gene encoding uncharacterized protein LOC115218939, producing the protein MRQLLYQTNNPVAITRNAEEIFNRNLQTIKSKSQFFLEMEQTPDEWKFSTTQRRLPPVPQRCDSIHSQGRRTSSIMSYNSDTLTSQKDREASKSNGKTKPYDEIPAEPEYTNDNPVAATILKGQQIQDTYLQPT; encoded by the exons ATGAGACAATTACTGTATCAGACTAACAATCCTGTTGCAATAACGAGAAATGCAGAAGAGATATTTAACCGAAATCTTCAGACAATAAAATCTAAAAGTCAGTTTTTTCTGGAGATGGAACAGACACCAGATGAGTGGAAATTCTCAACAACACAAAGGAGACTTCCACCTGTGCCTCAG AGATGTGATTCAATCCATAGTCAAGGACGTCGTACCAGTTCCATCATGTCTTACAACAGTGACACCTTAACATCCCAAAAGGACAGAGAAGCTAGCAAGAGTAATGGCAAGACTAAACCATATGATGAGATACCTGCAGAACCAG AATATACCAATGACAATCCAGTGGCAGCCACAATACTAAAGGGACAACAAATACAAGATACCTATCTACAGCCAACATAG